One genomic window of Quercus lobata isolate SW786 chromosome 9, ValleyOak3.0 Primary Assembly, whole genome shotgun sequence includes the following:
- the LOC115962015 gene encoding uncharacterized protein LOC115962015 has protein sequence MGALSKRIQLPLGPLEIETKAMEEGIQLAKDLSLKEIIIEGDAKQVAMAISDSSSAPSSIKKVIEGMRFCLLHFKYWKASHVGRNGNMVAHHLAKQALFEDDCTVWVEDTPHFVSKQVLMDVISMDNCPNQ, from the coding sequence ATGGGAGCATTaagtaaaagaattcaactGCCCCTGGGGCCTTTAGAGATTGAAACAAAGGCTATGGAGGAAGGCATTCAGTTGGCAAAAGATCTTAGTCTGAAGGAGATCATCATCGAGGGAGATGCAAAACAGGTGGCGATGGCCATCTCCGATTCTTCTTCGGCCCCAAGCTCGATCAAGAAGGTGATTGAAGGAATGCGTTTCTGTTTGCTGCATTTTAAGTACTGGAAGGCTTCCCATGTTGGCAGAAATGGAAACATGGTTGCGCACCACTTAGCCAAGCAAGCTCTGTTTGAGGATGACTGTACTGTTTGGGTGGAAGATACCCCCCATTTTGTATCAAAGCAGGTTCTTATGGATGTAATCTCTATGGATAATTGTCCAAATCAATGA
- the LOC115962128 gene encoding purple acid phosphatase 15 isoform X1 — translation MVFPLRLFCAVAIAGFIFVDGAGVKIPSTLDGPFEPVTVPFDQSLRGNAVDLPDSDPRVKRRVKGFEPEQISISLSAHYHSVWISWITGESQIGYNIKPLDPKTVASVVRYGMIRQPLTHEATGYSLVYNQLYPFEGLQNYTSGIIHHVRLTGLNPNTLYYYRCGDPSRQAWSKVGSFKTMPVSGPRNYPDRIAVVGDLGLTYNTTTTISHLISNKPDLVLLVGDVTYANLYLTNGTGSDCYSCSFPQSPIHETYQPRWDYWGRFMQNLVSKVPIMVVEGNHEIEEQARGQTFAAYSSRFAFPSEESGSSSTFYYSFDAGGIHFVMLGAYIAYNKSENQYKWLERDLANVDRSKTPWLVATWHPPWYSSYKAHYREAECMRVAMEELLYSYGVDIVFNGHVHAYERSNRVYNYTLDPCGPVYITVGDGGNREKMAVEHADDPGHCPEPSTTPDEYMGGFCATNFTSGPAAGKFCWDQQPEYSALRESSFGHGILEVKNETWALWTWYRNQDSYGKVGDQIYIVRQPNKCPVHQQRTARWFAAS, via the exons ATGGTTTTCCCTCTGAGGCTTTTTTGTGCGGTTGCGATTGCGGGGTTCATTTTCGTTGACGGCGCCGGAGTGAAGATCCCGTCGACTCTGGACGGTCCGTTCGAGCCGGTGACGGTGCCGTTCGACCAAAGCTTACGTGGCAACGCCGTGGATTTGCCAGACTCCGATCCCAGGGTTAAGCGCCGAGTCAAAGGCTTCGAGCCTGAACAGATTTCAATCTCGCTCTCCGCTCACTACCACTCCGTCTGGATCTCATGGATCACTg GCGAATCCCAAATTGGTTACAATATAAAGCCATTAGACCCTAAAACTGTTGCAAGTGTAGTTCGTTACGGGATGATAAGACAACCATTAACACATGAAGCCACAGGCTATTCTCTTGTTTACAATCAGCTCTATCCCTTTGAAGGTCTCCAAAATTATACTTCTGGAATTATTCATCATGTTCGCCTCACAG GGTTGAATCCAAACACTCTATACTATTATCGATGTGGAGATCCCTCTAGACAAGCCTGGAGTAAAGTTGGCTCCTTCAAGACTATGCCAGTTTCTGGCCCAAGAAACTATCCAGACAGAATAGCAGTTGTTGGAGATCTTGGTCTTACTTACAATACAACTACCACCATTAGTCACTTGATTAGTAATAAACCTGATCTTGTTCTGTTGGTCGGTGATGTTACGTATGCTAATTTATACCTCACAAATGGAACCGGCTCTGACTGTTATTCTTGCTCATTTCCACAAAGTCCCATACATGAGACGTATCAGCCTCGTTGGGATTACTGGGGAAG GTTTATGCAGAATTTAGTGTCTAAAGTTCCAATAATGGTGGTAGAAGGGAACCATGAAATAGAAGAACAAGCTAGAGGCCAGACATTTGCAGCTTATAGTTCTCGCTTTGCATTCCCATCTGAAGAAAGTGGATCTTCATCCACATTCTATTATTCTTTTGATGCAGGGGGGATACACTTTGTCATGCTTGGGGCGTATATTGCATACAATAAATCAG AGAATCAATACAAGTGGCTAGAGAGAGACTTGGCTAATGTCGACAGATCAAAAACTCCATGGCTGGTAGCCACTTGGCACCCACCTTGGTACAGTTCCTATAAAGCTCATTATAGAGAGGCGGAGTGTATGAGGGTGGCAATGGAAGAGCTGCTTTACTCTTATGGTGTTGACATAGTCTTTAATGGACAT GTCCATGCTTATGAAAGGTCAAATCGAGTTTATAATTACACATTAGATCCCTGTGGTCCGGTATATATCACAGTTGGAGATGGGGGTAATCGAGAAAAGATGGCAGTTGAACATGCTGATGATCCCGGCCACTGCCCAGAGCCATCAACTACTCCTGATGAGTACATGGGTGGCTTTTGTGCTACAAACTTTACATCTGGCCCAGCAGCTGGCAAGTTCTGTTGGGATCAGCAGCCTGAATACAGTGCCTTAAGAGAAAGTAGCTTTGGCCATGGGATCCTAgag GTGAAGAATGAAACTTGGGCCTTGTGGACATGGTACCGAAATCAGGACTCTTACGGTAAAGTTGGGGATCAAATCTACATAGTGAGGCAGCCTAATAAGTGCCCTGTTCATCAACAGAGAACTGCACGTTGGTTTGCAGCCTCTTAA
- the LOC115962128 gene encoding purple acid phosphatase 15 isoform X2, with protein sequence MVFPLRLFCAVAIAGFIFVDGAGVKIPSTLDGPFEPVTVPFDQSLRGNAVDLPDSDPRVKRRVKGFEPEQISISLSAHYHSVWISWITGESQIGYNIKPLDPKTVASVVRYGMIRQPLTHEATGYSLVYNQLYPFEGLQNYTSGIIHHVRLTGLNPNTLYYYRCGDPSRQAWSKVGSFKTMPVSGPRNYPDRIAVVGDLGLTYNTTTTISHLISNKPDLVLLVGDVTYANLYLTNGTGSDCYSCSFPQSPIHETYQPRWDYWGRFMQNLVSKVPIMVVEGNHEIEEQARGQTFAAYSSRFAFPSEESGSSSTFYYSFDAGGIHFVMLGAYIAYNKSENQYKWLERDLANVDRSKTPWLVATWHPPWYSSYKAHYREAECMRVAMEELLYSYGVDIVFNGHISRSMLMKGQIEFIITH encoded by the exons ATGGTTTTCCCTCTGAGGCTTTTTTGTGCGGTTGCGATTGCGGGGTTCATTTTCGTTGACGGCGCCGGAGTGAAGATCCCGTCGACTCTGGACGGTCCGTTCGAGCCGGTGACGGTGCCGTTCGACCAAAGCTTACGTGGCAACGCCGTGGATTTGCCAGACTCCGATCCCAGGGTTAAGCGCCGAGTCAAAGGCTTCGAGCCTGAACAGATTTCAATCTCGCTCTCCGCTCACTACCACTCCGTCTGGATCTCATGGATCACTg GCGAATCCCAAATTGGTTACAATATAAAGCCATTAGACCCTAAAACTGTTGCAAGTGTAGTTCGTTACGGGATGATAAGACAACCATTAACACATGAAGCCACAGGCTATTCTCTTGTTTACAATCAGCTCTATCCCTTTGAAGGTCTCCAAAATTATACTTCTGGAATTATTCATCATGTTCGCCTCACAG GGTTGAATCCAAACACTCTATACTATTATCGATGTGGAGATCCCTCTAGACAAGCCTGGAGTAAAGTTGGCTCCTTCAAGACTATGCCAGTTTCTGGCCCAAGAAACTATCCAGACAGAATAGCAGTTGTTGGAGATCTTGGTCTTACTTACAATACAACTACCACCATTAGTCACTTGATTAGTAATAAACCTGATCTTGTTCTGTTGGTCGGTGATGTTACGTATGCTAATTTATACCTCACAAATGGAACCGGCTCTGACTGTTATTCTTGCTCATTTCCACAAAGTCCCATACATGAGACGTATCAGCCTCGTTGGGATTACTGGGGAAG GTTTATGCAGAATTTAGTGTCTAAAGTTCCAATAATGGTGGTAGAAGGGAACCATGAAATAGAAGAACAAGCTAGAGGCCAGACATTTGCAGCTTATAGTTCTCGCTTTGCATTCCCATCTGAAGAAAGTGGATCTTCATCCACATTCTATTATTCTTTTGATGCAGGGGGGATACACTTTGTCATGCTTGGGGCGTATATTGCATACAATAAATCAG AGAATCAATACAAGTGGCTAGAGAGAGACTTGGCTAATGTCGACAGATCAAAAACTCCATGGCTGGTAGCCACTTGGCACCCACCTTGGTACAGTTCCTATAAAGCTCATTATAGAGAGGCGGAGTGTATGAGGGTGGCAATGGAAGAGCTGCTTTACTCTTATGGTGTTGACATAGTCTTTAATGGACAT ATCTCCAGGTCCATGCTTATGAAAGGTCAAATCGAGTTTATAATTACACATTAG